The following coding sequences lie in one Benincasa hispida cultivar B227 chromosome 6, ASM972705v1, whole genome shotgun sequence genomic window:
- the LOC120079144 gene encoding uncharacterized protein LOC120079144: MRQRRWLELVKDYDCEILYHSRKENVMADALSRKVAHSAALITRQTNLCRELERAEIAVVVRKGDNPYLEERVRRVELGQDSEFSVSAESGLLYQGRLYVPEVSDIKDELLSEAQSSLFSIHPDSTKMYQDLKRYYWWNDMKREVAEFVSKCLVCQQVKALRLTKLAHFIPEKSTFSVDKWTQIYMKEVVRLHGVPMSIVSDRDPRFTFNFWKSLQAALGTCYQSIIGMSLFEALYGKSYRSPVCWDEVGEKRLLGPELLQTTNEVAPMKGILRFGRKGKLSPRFIGPFEVLERVGPVAYRLGLALSVIFSFIDIFHVSMLRNYRRSALPREVKTLRRREIAFGEILWPDHQFIEATLEANEDEVKGPKIPGTLKYVGRRFGVVVNRVPWGRFFKPQSSFGCLSLSVDFRLRHTCMLWNYDVKSHGIKDCLYVIDSYGVEFLNDETV; encoded by the exons ATGAGGCAAAGAAGGTGGTTGGAGCTAGTAAAGGATTATGACTGTGAAATTTTGTACCACTCGAGGAAAGAAAACGTAATGGCTGATGCTTTAAGTAGAAAGGTGGCCCATTCCGCAGCTCTCATTACCAGACAGACTAACTTATGTAGGGAACTGGAGAGGGCAGAGATTGCAGTAGTCGTGAGGAAG GGAGACAACCCTTATCTGGAGGAGAGAGTTCGTAGAGTGGAGTTAGGCCAGGATAGCGAATTCTCAGTGTCAGCAGAAAGTGGCCTCCTTTATCAAGGGCGTCTATACGTGCCGGAGGTTAGTGACATTAAGGATGAGTTGTTGTCAGAGGCTCAAAGTTCCCTATTCTCGATCCACCCTGacagcaccaagatgtatcagGATCTGAAGCGTTACTATTggtggaatgatatgaaaagagaggTTGCGGAGTTCGTCAGTAAGTGTTTGGTGTGCCAACAGGTGAAAGCCCTGAG ACTTACGAAGCTTGCACATTTCATACCTGAAAAGTCCACCTTTTCAGTGGATAAGTGGACACAGATATACATGAAGGAAGTGGTAAGATTGCACGGAGTGCCTATGTCCATTGTGTCAGACAGAGACCCTCGTTTCACGTTTAACTTTTGGAAGAGTCTCCAGGCGGCTTTGGGGACCTG CTACCAGTCCATTATTGGGATGTCACTctttgaggccctatatgggaAGAGTTATAGGTCCCctgtgtgttgggatgaggtaggagaGAAGAGATTGTTAGGACCTGAATTGTTGCAAaccacgaatgag GTGGCGCCCATGAAAGGTATTCTGAGGTTTGGCAGGAAAGGAAAGTTGAGTCCaagattcattggacctttcgaggtcctGGAACGAGTTGGCCCTGTAGCTTACCGTTTGGGCCTTGCCCTCAGCGTTATCTTTAGTTTCATAGATatcttccatgtttcgatgctaaggaa CTACCGAAGAAGCGCTTTGCCAAGAGAAGTAAAGACATTGCGCCGTCGGGAAATTGCTTTTGGTGAAATCTTGTGGCCAGACCACCAGTTCATTGAGGCCACATTGGAAGCCAATGAGGATGAAGTGAAGGGCCCAAAAATACCCGGAACT TTAAAATATGTTGGAAGGAGATTTGGAGTGGTTGTTAATCGAGTTCCTTGG GGTCGTTTCTTCAAACCGCAGTCATCGTTTGGTTGTCTGAGTTTATCTGTGGAttttcgattaag gcatacttgtatgttgtggaaTTATGATGTTAAG agccatGGTATCAAAGATTGcctgtatgtcatagattcgtatgGTGTTGAGTTTTTGAACGAtgagactgtgtga